In the Arthrobacter zhaoxinii genome, one interval contains:
- a CDS encoding class I SAM-dependent methyltransferase — protein MSDFSSVPSAPRSRDIWLLQALAADLEEAEYTVNGVAAFLGEDAAAALERDQLVPALLACRAEAEAAAPRRIAVPVQLWLLGETVERAQLDAALPRTGTEGLLELGLIERGRVAGTFRAAVDLRPYGTDDGGTGSAGNPDGDLWVASDLGSHQRPGVLRRDHVLGIGQASLSLAQLTVRAPVGRALDLGTGCGIQTFHLLRHADHVTATDISERALGFTRFNLMLNAPQLDINPEQPGERFTLRLGSLLEPVAGEKFDLAVSNPPFVITPRTGGEGERYTYRDGGLAGDGIVAALVAGLEAVLRPGGTAQMLGNWEIPAGREQDWSARLEEWLPDGTDAWVIQRETLTPPEYAEMWLRDAAQGREREEYAAAYAGYLEDFASRDVGTVGFGSLWLRRRKPGAEPLRRFEDITHPIEQPVGPHLDAAVRRFDWVSACTNLADVHLRVADDVTEERHQRPGAEHPGVILLRQGAGLRRTNLMSTELTGFVSACDGELSVGQIVAALAALLDRPDPEFGENLISEVRNLVLDGFLIPDRW, from the coding sequence GTGAGTGATTTCTCTTCTGTTCCTTCCGCACCCCGCAGCCGCGACATCTGGCTGCTTCAGGCGCTCGCCGCCGATTTGGAGGAGGCCGAATACACCGTGAACGGTGTGGCCGCGTTCCTCGGCGAGGACGCGGCGGCGGCCCTGGAACGGGACCAGCTGGTCCCTGCCCTGCTGGCCTGCCGGGCCGAGGCCGAAGCGGCAGCTCCCCGCCGGATAGCCGTTCCGGTCCAGCTCTGGCTGCTGGGCGAAACAGTGGAACGCGCCCAGCTGGACGCGGCACTGCCCCGCACCGGCACCGAAGGCCTCCTGGAACTCGGGCTGATTGAACGCGGCCGGGTTGCAGGTACCTTCCGCGCCGCCGTGGACCTGCGTCCCTACGGCACGGACGACGGCGGCACCGGTTCCGCCGGCAATCCCGACGGCGACCTCTGGGTGGCCAGTGACCTGGGCAGCCACCAGCGCCCGGGCGTGCTGCGCCGCGACCACGTCCTCGGCATCGGCCAGGCATCCCTGAGCCTGGCCCAGCTCACTGTCCGTGCCCCCGTGGGCCGGGCCCTGGATTTGGGCACCGGGTGCGGCATCCAGACCTTCCACCTGCTCCGGCACGCGGACCACGTCACAGCCACCGACATTTCCGAGCGTGCCCTCGGGTTCACACGGTTCAACCTGATGCTCAACGCACCCCAGCTGGACATCAACCCGGAGCAGCCCGGGGAACGGTTCACCCTTCGGCTCGGAAGCCTGCTGGAGCCGGTGGCAGGAGAGAAGTTTGACCTGGCGGTCTCCAATCCGCCCTTCGTCATCACCCCGCGTACCGGCGGGGAAGGCGAGCGGTACACATACCGCGACGGCGGACTGGCCGGAGACGGCATCGTCGCCGCCCTGGTCGCCGGTCTGGAAGCAGTCCTGCGGCCGGGCGGCACCGCCCAGATGCTGGGCAACTGGGAGATCCCCGCCGGCCGGGAGCAGGACTGGTCCGCCCGTCTCGAAGAGTGGCTTCCGGACGGAACGGACGCCTGGGTGATCCAGCGGGAGACCCTGACCCCGCCCGAATACGCCGAAATGTGGCTGCGCGACGCCGCACAGGGCCGTGAACGCGAGGAATACGCGGCGGCCTACGCCGGCTATCTGGAGGACTTCGCCTCCCGGGACGTCGGAACTGTGGGCTTCGGCTCACTGTGGCTGCGGCGCCGGAAGCCCGGCGCCGAGCCGCTGCGCCGGTTCGAGGACATCACCCACCCCATCGAACAGCCTGTGGGGCCGCACCTGGATGCTGCCGTCCGCCGGTTCGACTGGGTCAGTGCCTGCACCAATCTGGCGGATGTGCACCTCCGCGTCGCCGACGACGTCACGGAGGAACGCCATCAGCGCCCCGGGGCGGAGCATCCGGGAGTGATCCTGCTCCGTCAGGGCGCCGGTCTGCGGCGGACCAACCTCATGAGCACCGAGCTCACCGGTTTCGTTTCGGCGTGTGACGGGGAGCTCTCCGTGGGGCAGATAGTGGCGGCTCTGGCCGCACTGCTGGACCGCCCGGATCCGGAGTTTGGCGAAAACCTGATCTCGGAAGTGCGTAATCTGGTGTTGGACGGGTTCCTCATTCCGGACCGCTGGTAG
- the trhO gene encoding oxygen-dependent tRNA uridine(34) hydroxylase TrhO translates to MALNRIALYYAFTPLPDPDAIRLWQRALCEKLGLRGRILISKDGINGTVGGELDAVKAYVKATREYPAFKKMDTKYSEGSAEDFPRLSVKVRDEIVSFGAPGELKVDENGVVGGGTHLRPEELHQLVEEKEKAGEEVVFFDGRNAFEAQIGKFKGAVVPDVSTTHDFIAELESGKYDDLKDKPVVTYCTGGIRCEVLSSLMVNRGFSEVYQMKGGIVRYGETYGDKGLWEGSLYVFDKRMHTEFTDDAVTIGECVRCQAPTSKFENCSNPSCRKLTLYCADCASDPATLRCPGGCDD, encoded by the coding sequence TCTGTGGCAGCGCGCTCTCTGCGAAAAGCTGGGCCTGCGCGGGCGCATCCTGATCTCCAAAGACGGCATCAACGGCACCGTCGGGGGGGAACTGGATGCCGTCAAGGCCTACGTCAAGGCGACCCGGGAATATCCCGCCTTCAAGAAGATGGACACCAAATACTCCGAAGGCTCGGCGGAGGATTTCCCGCGCCTGAGCGTGAAAGTCCGCGACGAGATCGTGAGCTTCGGCGCACCCGGCGAGCTGAAGGTGGACGAAAACGGTGTGGTTGGCGGCGGCACGCACCTGCGCCCGGAGGAACTCCACCAGCTGGTCGAGGAGAAGGAAAAGGCCGGCGAGGAAGTGGTCTTTTTCGACGGGCGCAACGCCTTCGAAGCGCAGATCGGCAAGTTCAAGGGCGCCGTGGTGCCCGACGTCTCGACCACGCATGACTTCATCGCCGAACTGGAATCCGGCAAGTATGACGACCTCAAGGACAAGCCCGTAGTCACCTACTGCACCGGCGGGATCCGCTGCGAGGTGCTCTCCAGCCTCATGGTGAACCGCGGGTTCTCCGAGGTCTACCAGATGAAGGGCGGCATTGTCCGCTACGGGGAAACCTACGGGGACAAGGGCCTTTGGGAGGGTTCGCTGTACGTCTTCGACAAGCGGATGCATACCGAGTTCACGGACGACGCCGTGACCATCGGCGAATGCGTGCGCTGCCAGGCACCCACGAGCAAGTTCGAGAACTGCTCCAACCCGTCCTGCCGGAAGCTGACCCTGTACTGCGCGGACTGTGCCTCGGACCCCGCAACGCTCCGCTGCCCCGGCGGCTGCGACGACTGA
- a CDS encoding FAD-dependent oxidoreductase encodes METDGTAAAAAAETNETHGQARNEHAGRERGTGSAAADAPAPEWDRIVDVLVVGSGAAALTAAITAADEGLDVLVVESTKLWGGTTSISGGGLWMPNNPLMKAAGVQDSQQNALTYMEEVIADVGPVSSRERKLAFLRTVPEVVTFLGGLGVQWMRSKDYPDYYPDRPGGMVGRSLEVKPFDTKLLGPWFKHSRAKASGIPAPLATDDVWELSRAWSTPSGFIRGARFVFRTLGGLLRGKRLYGLGGALSSSLMYIVRNQQTPVWLSTPLTDLVEDDDGAVLGAVVRRQGRDIRIRARRGVVLGAGGFARNAAWREKYQGLEQEYSSAPEGDLGQAIDIVAARGGALALMDDAWWGPTAVGPKGKVTFTLAERSMPFSMVVDAAGRRFLNESESYVDFGHHMLENNKKVPGDPAWLVFEARHARRYLFNALLIGRKDWTRQGLLLRDDTVTGLAEKMGLPPGALEATVERFNGFAKTGIDEDFHRGNTVYDNYYSDPRVKPNPNLGPLEKGPFSAVRLYPGDLGTKGGLVTDADARVLREDGSIIPGLYAAGNTTASVMGRTYPGAGATIAPAVVFGYRAARHAAAYGQASADRASAPAVAAVAADPASAQSAEAAAAEPVPVPAGAAAADTTAQETVR; translated from the coding sequence ATGGAAACTGACGGAACGGCGGCGGCAGCCGCAGCGGAAACAAACGAGACACACGGCCAGGCACGGAACGAACACGCAGGACGGGAGCGCGGAACCGGCTCCGCGGCGGCCGACGCGCCGGCTCCCGAATGGGACCGGATAGTCGACGTCCTGGTCGTGGGGTCGGGGGCGGCCGCACTGACCGCGGCCATCACCGCAGCGGACGAGGGGCTCGATGTCCTGGTGGTGGAAAGCACCAAGCTCTGGGGCGGCACCACCTCCATTTCCGGCGGCGGCCTCTGGATGCCCAACAACCCCCTGATGAAAGCGGCAGGGGTGCAGGACAGCCAGCAAAACGCGCTCACCTACATGGAGGAGGTGATTGCCGACGTCGGCCCCGTCTCCTCGCGTGAACGCAAGCTCGCGTTCCTGCGCACCGTGCCCGAAGTCGTGACGTTCCTGGGCGGCCTCGGGGTGCAGTGGATGCGCTCCAAGGACTACCCGGACTACTACCCGGACCGCCCCGGCGGCATGGTCGGACGCTCGCTGGAAGTGAAGCCCTTCGACACCAAGCTCCTGGGCCCCTGGTTCAAGCACTCCCGCGCAAAGGCGTCGGGCATCCCCGCGCCGCTGGCCACTGATGACGTCTGGGAGCTGTCCCGGGCCTGGTCCACGCCCAGCGGTTTCATCCGCGGTGCGCGCTTCGTTTTCCGCACCCTCGGGGGACTGCTCCGGGGCAAGCGGCTATACGGGCTCGGCGGGGCGCTCTCGTCGTCGCTGATGTACATCGTGCGTAACCAGCAGACGCCGGTCTGGCTGTCGACGCCGCTCACGGACCTGGTCGAGGACGACGACGGCGCGGTGCTGGGCGCCGTGGTCCGCCGGCAGGGCCGGGACATCCGGATTCGGGCAAGGCGCGGCGTGGTGCTGGGCGCCGGCGGTTTCGCGCGGAACGCGGCATGGCGGGAAAAGTACCAAGGCCTGGAGCAGGAGTATTCCTCGGCGCCGGAAGGTGACCTCGGCCAGGCCATCGACATTGTGGCCGCCCGCGGAGGCGCGCTGGCGCTCATGGATGACGCGTGGTGGGGACCGACGGCCGTCGGGCCGAAGGGGAAGGTCACGTTCACGCTTGCGGAGCGGTCCATGCCGTTTTCCATGGTGGTGGACGCTGCGGGCAGGCGGTTCCTGAACGAGTCCGAATCCTACGTGGATTTCGGCCACCACATGCTCGAGAACAACAAAAAAGTGCCGGGGGATCCCGCCTGGCTGGTGTTCGAAGCCCGGCACGCCCGCCGCTACCTGTTCAACGCCCTGTTGATCGGGCGTAAGGACTGGACGCGGCAGGGACTGCTGCTCCGGGACGACACGGTGACGGGCCTGGCTGAGAAGATGGGTCTTCCGCCGGGCGCCCTGGAGGCCACCGTGGAACGGTTCAACGGCTTTGCGAAGACCGGAATCGATGAAGACTTCCACCGCGGCAACACCGTCTACGACAACTACTACAGCGACCCGCGGGTCAAGCCCAACCCGAACCTCGGACCGCTGGAAAAGGGTCCGTTCTCTGCCGTCCGCCTGTACCCGGGAGATCTGGGTACCAAGGGCGGGCTGGTCACGGACGCCGATGCACGCGTGCTCCGCGAGGACGGCAGCATCATCCCCGGCCTGTATGCAGCCGGAAACACCACCGCCTCCGTGATGGGCCGCACGTATCCCGGAGCGGGGGCAACCATCGCGCCTGCCGTCGTCTTCGGTTACCGCGCGGCCCGGCACGCCGCTGCTTACGGGCAGGCTTCGGCGGACCGCGCCTCCGCGCCGGCAGTGGCGGCAGTGGCAGCCGACCCGGCCTCCGCGCAGTCAGCGGAAGCAGCAGCGGCCGAACCGGTCCCCGTGCCGGCAGGCGCTGCGGCCGCCGACACGACGGCGCAGGAAACGGTCCGGTAG